From Candidatus Angelobacter sp., the proteins below share one genomic window:
- a CDS encoding radical SAM protein, with product MKRIGLIAMSGVRAHNEELTQLGLTLPGFVDRNRIIASLPSLGLLTLAGLTPSRFDVEYHEIFDLRKENDLPDHFDLVAISTFTAQLKEAWQVADVYRQKNIPVVMGGIPVSSLSEETKEHCTSVVVGEGEPLWPQVLADFERGVLRPFYFQTPGGGFDLREAPMPRFDLLDPDKYNRITVQTSRGCPHKCDFCASSILLTPHYKLKPVEKVIAEIREIKKIWPRPFIEFADDNSFVHREHYKRLLRELAKEKLRWFTEADVKVAEDDALLGLMRDSGCQQILIGLESPRKTSLDGVELNNNWKARQRDHYAAAIQKIQSHGVTVNGCFILGLDGDTPDVFEEVFRFVKESGLYEVQITFLTAFPGTPLYQRLKREGRIIRDHAWELCTLFDINISPKNMSVEQLQGGFLDLVKRLYSADETDERRRRFKSRLKESPNFGRRAAQRSDALLAA from the coding sequence ATGAAAAGGATTGGACTCATCGCCATGAGCGGCGTGCGCGCGCACAACGAGGAGCTTACTCAACTGGGACTGACGTTGCCCGGCTTCGTGGACCGCAACCGCATCATCGCGTCATTGCCGAGCCTCGGTCTGCTGACACTCGCCGGATTGACGCCCTCCAGGTTCGACGTCGAATACCATGAGATCTTCGACCTGCGGAAAGAAAACGATCTGCCGGATCATTTTGACCTGGTTGCCATCAGCACCTTCACCGCGCAACTGAAGGAGGCCTGGCAGGTCGCCGACGTTTATCGGCAAAAAAACATTCCGGTCGTGATGGGCGGCATTCCGGTGAGTTCGTTGTCCGAAGAGACGAAGGAACATTGCACGAGTGTCGTCGTCGGGGAAGGCGAGCCGCTCTGGCCGCAGGTGCTCGCGGATTTCGAGCGCGGCGTCCTCAGACCATTTTACTTTCAGACGCCGGGAGGCGGGTTCGATCTTCGGGAGGCGCCGATGCCGCGGTTCGATCTGCTCGATCCGGACAAATACAACCGGATTACGGTGCAGACGAGCCGCGGCTGCCCGCACAAATGCGATTTCTGCGCCAGTTCAATTCTCCTGACACCGCACTATAAATTGAAGCCGGTCGAAAAAGTCATCGCCGAGATCCGCGAGATCAAAAAAATCTGGCCGCGCCCGTTCATTGAGTTCGCCGACGACAACAGCTTCGTTCACCGCGAGCACTACAAACGTCTGCTGCGCGAACTGGCGAAGGAAAAGCTGCGCTGGTTCACCGAGGCGGACGTGAAAGTGGCCGAAGACGATGCGCTGCTGGGATTGATGCGCGATTCCGGCTGCCAGCAAATCCTCATTGGCCTCGAAAGCCCGCGCAAGACCAGCCTCGACGGCGTGGAGTTGAACAACAACTGGAAGGCGCGCCAGCGCGATCACTACGCCGCGGCGATTCAAAAGATTCAATCCCATGGTGTCACCGTGAACGGTTGCTTCATTCTCGGCCTTGACGGCGACACACCGGACGTGTTCGAAGAAGTCTTCAGGTTCGTGAAAGAGTCCGGCCTCTACGAAGTCCAGATCACTTTCCTCACCGCGTTCCCGGGCACGCCGCTGTATCAACGACTGAAACGGGAGGGCCGCATCATTCGCGACCACGCCTGGGAACTCTGCACGCTGTTTGACATCAACATTTCGCCGAAGAACATGAGCGTCGAACAACTGCAAGGCGGTTTTCTGGACCTGGTGAAGCGGCTGTACTCGGCTGATGAAACGGACGAGCGCCGCCGCCGGTTCAAATCCAGGTTGAAGGAATCGCCTAATTTCGGTCGCCGCGCGGCGCAGAGAAGCGACGCTCTGCTCGCGGCTTGA